The genomic segment TCGGCAAAGATGGATTCCTTATTGAACCATTTGAAAAACCTGGCGAACAGTTTGATAAAAACATTGAGTATGTGAAAAGGTTTGCTGCAAATGCAGAAGGTATTCAGTCGTATGTATTACTTGCACCAACTTCGATAGCGCTATATGAGGACAAACTGCCCCTTTTTGCTCAAACTTCCAGCGAAAGAGAAGCATTTGAAACCGCGAAAGAAAAGTTGGATTCCGTAATGGAGGTAATTGATGTATACGATGCGCTCAAATCGCAAAGTAACGAGCAAATCTATTTTAGAACAGATCACCATTGGACGATGCGTGGGGCATATCTAGCTTATAGAGATTCAGCGAGAGCGTTGGGGATAAAGCCATATGAAGAAGACGACTTTCGTATTAAAACGGTAGCTGAAAATTTTTTCGGAACACTCCATTCCAAGACGAATGCGATCGGTGTTGAGCCGGACAAGATTGAAGTTTATTTGCCGAATTTTGAAACTACTCAAACAGTGACCTATGAAGACGGACGACAATCTGAATCATTATACGAATGGGATTATCTTGAGAAAAAGGATAAGTATTCGCTATTCTTGGATGGTAATCATACACTTGTAAAAATTAAAACAGGGGTCGGAAATG from the Sporosarcina psychrophila genome contains:
- a CDS encoding DHHW family protein, with translation MSIHKKCFVGVFLVFIFGIGLFNVLASDRAFSERENRPLAQMPEWTLPNFYSGKLTARYETYMSDQFIWKDGWVRLKAMSERASLKKENNGVFFGKDGFLIEPFEKPGEQFDKNIEYVKRFAANAEGIQSYVLLAPTSIALYEDKLPLFAQTSSEREAFETAKEKLDSVMEVIDVYDALKSQSNEQIYFRTDHHWTMRGAYLAYRDSARALGIKPYEEDDFRIKTVAENFFGTLHSKTNAIGVEPDKIEVYLPNFETTQTVTYEDGRQSESLYEWDYLEKKDKYSLFLDGNHTLVKIKTGVGNGRKLAIVKDSYAHAFIPFLANHFEEIHVLDLRYYHSDVLMYLNDQNISEVLFLYNVANFTKDPNMIWLSQSTLK